A window of the Besnoitia besnoiti strain Bb-Ger1 chromosome VI, whole genome shotgun sequence genome harbors these coding sequences:
- a CDS encoding hypothetical protein (encoded by transcript BESB_068920), with protein MESTSAAGSSRWSFFSRRRRDSGSSSTLPELTCSKSGLHPALPLASAGSSSSLPASASVELPPSYHSFAFVSESLFETCSSPPGEDGTPEARSPRATSPNANGPPSDGSPGKELKPDNPAEAEKEAQEGHKGKTEGSKQEKKKEREKTEGGKSKRRKDGIDFAASDEKVTDESRREEVKAKEDSSLVKESSYQEVKEAKGRNAEDRSNKEKDATRKEASERTNQEETDGTSKKEEEARDGKGKENCDKKSLKDRGGKASKESGKKERRRSSSRGASPEADGNHDQSAPLQLGADISTRVGKNATQSSSASGISTFSGGRGPDQLRGGMGLACPGGSEKPRRDSPLVSSLLDRVVANGLRRRSLRDEDKGREEDEARAKWFVPQDPVGYGRDAPGKPSEPKIPSWEPEVAKAKRAVQLVKDELLRDKGVPLTPLELRRREAEAMISGGIFPQVYVSKKAWEEAKLDRVHRKDYLVKATQGKPSEQILFTKRGDSFIKPTVLTPDVTASELLDIPWLPVDGSQAREPDPAVQDTVYADTLRGMPEVRGARMENAPLESALLERGAWDAYIERRRRLDEAQDERATQQLTDTLLGDRGYIRTLDSLKRTAREMSRKESIFEGAVAERGTQGAYIPLAVGKHAEEEDVEALERISAMAEKVAGRLKRDEPFADFSWSRQPSFDEYNVNYYFKLDNEEKRREFRVTKDIKASHERVRFAARAVQQLMETPETDSRTKWLVLRDVAKLYGEDDNLPPERPPVQGLRQAVEEGKETQGASGSVERKDLSSQKVSSAALLDSVSPPRKSSTFRAASILGTALLTVAPISTSHASFSLDGGVPDSSGSGQADEFSSRERDVSPFDRQSLRCAAVSHETGDADLGTSTGAPLFKALADGSVKDGKSPGGGVSPSEGGAQSPAKRRSFLAAAPSLDRDGEASFFYGADELNRFKSHDIGIVTVRRDGSMRKRSSLAAAMRVRSSLGNSHLSRQHSPVPAEQPGDIPPDREQSRLPKPSSPAQSASPSRKASSGQLSSVSREEAAVSPGKSRRVCAASLVPQKSGQAAKQGAQSRANSLDCQAGAATPRKGTLARPGSSGHQEKLLTPKSGTPTRSTSPVLERTAQASKKQGLPSLVARRDQERAVSTPKKGRAPLPGPPTPAKKGSILGKGCPQRPASAFRDAGASPSKQEQSPRPDSPSKSLPVKPATADAAVAQPGAALPKDNGSSAASAPPETPGVSEPAPEAARGDKSSISTKDTTSLAGSLQSSQASASASSSEQVSEAIRPTTLPQATGEQRVGPEDKWGANARKMWSAELLRKQSSRSSSLSSSSGKSKKKRSKEVLIPPPPDSPSLPYTYQDRNGWSIDRRRECETKQLEAELRSLKHLKKILAHIREALGPSWEKTLPSSSVLVTLLRHPFPIPLRHHLPLSGEELVERVTLGGFWVDVFHSVWLPLAMERFQIFFTNYKSAGFLGWDEASSVCDWVYYSRTLPRMFRLANYLMAGALESRIAGLHRLLFRLNALSFFSYRVSWSLHFSYYEKKIYSLPNRKQILLEDGETLDPVPMAVLATKLLRKLLNNSTACTAARYNIDAISLLWPYVLEYKDTTVSKEALCLRIFTSPLTNGFFAILARGEVPEMPQSVNLMHSYFLLLTEFLYGGRPAGFFQLLSRSFDTAVPCIWSQVNSALRSASIRNIFLLSDILTFVTDLLYLTCLDGAPLPHRDARHINDRLRSHVLVLLRTSRPDLADPQTWDAVEEHAKCLWNALDRALRGEAIEPDLLEPFTLPMRSAPPEKAQHAYQLPWPSLAKIMPLPNQMPCWRPGCTRDLRLVMEHVKKPVAQQIRYCPKCHIAAYCSQHCQDLHWIQHHHTVCCYFNRPPSFLRFHILPDQVPEAPEFPVFDIFKGMFDIGNAEYTERRFEVVF; from the exons ATGGAGTCAACGTCTGCGGCTGGATCTAGCCGCTGGTCCTTCTTTAgcaggagaaggagggaTTCCGGTAGTTCCTCCACGCTACCGGAGCTCACCTGTTCGAAAAGCGGGCTCCATCCTGCCTTACCGCTGGCATCGGCGGGATCCTCCTCGTCGTTGCCTGCATCGGCAAGTGTGGAGCTGCCTCCGTCGTATCATTCGTTCGCCTTCGTCAGTGAATCTCTATTTGAGACTTGCTCTTCTCCTCCGGGCGAGGACGGAActccggaggcgcgcagcccccGCGCGACTTCGCCGAACGCCAACGGGCCCCCGAGCGATGGCTCACCCGGTAAAGAACTGAAACCAGACAacccggcggaggcggagaaggaggcacAGGAAGGGCACAAGGGCAAGACAGAGGGTAGTaagcaggagaagaagaaggagagggagaagacggaggGGGGCAAGTCGAAAAGGAGAAAGGATGGGATAGATTTTGCTGCGAGTGACGAGAAAGTCACGGACGAGAGCCGCAGGGAGGAagtgaaggcgaaggaggatTCGAGTCTAGTGAAGGAGAGTAGCTACCAGGAGGTGAAAGAGGCCAAAGGTAGGAATGCTGAGGATCGTAGCAACAAAGAGAAGGATGCGACTCGCAAGGAGGCGTCAGAGAGGACAAACCAGGAGGAGACGGATGGGACTAgcaagaaggaagaggaagccCGCGATGGGAAAGGCAAGGAGAACTGTGACAAAAAATCATTGAAGGATCGCGGCGGCAAGGCGTCGAAGGAGAGTGgcaagaaggagagaagacgctcAAGTTCGCGGGGCGCGTCTCCTGAAGCAGATGGCAACCATGACCAAAGTGCGCCGTTGCAATTGGGAGCGGACATTTCCACGCGTGTGGGAAAGAACGCTACACAGTCATCGTCTGCGTCTGGGATTTCAACCTTTTCGGGAGGCCGGGGGCCAGATCAGCTCCGTGGTGGTATGGGTCTGGCGTGCCCCGGAGGTTctgagaagccgcggcgcgactccCCGTTGGTCAGTAGTCTGCTAGACCGGGTCGTAGCCAATGGTCTCCGAAGGCGTTCACTACGCGATGAGGATAAAGggcgcgaagaagatgaGGCGCGCGCAAAATGGTTTGTGCCTCAAGATCCAGTCGGGTACGGGCGGGACGCGCCGGGAAAGCCGTCAGAACCAAAGATACCGTCCTGGGAGCCTGAAGTTGCCAAGGCGAAACGGGCAGTTCAACTAGTCAAAGATGAACTTTTGAGGGACAAAGGTGTGCCACTGACTCCTCTGGAATTGAGGCGTCGGGAGGCAGAGGCCATGATTTCAGGAGGCATCTTCCCTCAAGTCTACGTCTCCAAGAAAGCCtgggaggaggcgaagtTAGACAGGGTCCACAGAAAAGACTACCTCGTCAAAGCGACCCAGGGCAAGCCCTCGGAGCAAATTCTCTTTACAAAACGAGGCGACAGCTTCATCAAACCCACAGTCCTCACGCCGGACGTCACAGCATCTGAGCTACTCG ATATTCCCTGGCTTCCAGTCGATgggtcgcaggcgcgcgaacCCGATCCTGCGGTCCAAGACACAGTG TATGCAGATACTCTTCGGGGGATGCCTGAGGTTCGCGGAGCCCGCATGGAGAACGCACCCCTGGAGTCGGCTTTGCTCGAGCGAGGCGCAT GGGATGCATACATtgaacggcgacggcggctggacgaggcgcaggacgaacgcgcgacgcagcagctgacgGACACTCTCCTCGGGGACCGCGGGTACATTCGAACGTTGGATTCACTGAAGAGAACCGC GCGCGAAATGAGTAGGAAAGAGAGCATCTTTGAAGGGGCAGTCGCGGAACGCGGAACTCAGGGCGCCTACATCCCTCTCGCAGTTGGGAAGcatgcggaagaagaagatgtCGAGGCCCTCGAACGGATCTCGGCCATGGCTGAAAAG GTGGCTGGCCGGCTGAAGCGAGACGAGCCCTTCGCAGACTTCTCGTGGTCACGCCAGCCGTCTTTCGATGAGTACAATGTCAACTACTATTTCAAGCTCGACAACGAGGAGAAACGCAGGGAGTTTCGCGTTACGAAAGACATAAAGGCTTCTCACGAGAGAGTCAGA TTCGCAGCGAGGGCCGTCCAGCAGCTGATGGAAACGCCTGAGACAGACTCAAGAACGAAGTGGCTAGTGC TGCGAGACGTTGCCAAGCTGTATGGTGAAGATGACAACCTGCCTCCCGAGCGTCCTCCGGTCCAAGGATTGCGCCAAGCGGTCGAAGAAGGGAAGGAAACGCAAGGCGCTTCAGGGTCTGTTGAGCGGAAGGACTTGAGTTCCCAGAAAGTTTCTTCGGCTGCCCTACTCGACAGTGTGTCGCCTCCAAGGAAGAGCTCAACGTTTCGTGCGGCATCGATTCTTGGTACCGCATTGTTGACGGTAGCTCCAATCAGTACTTCACACGCCAGCTTCTCCCTCGACGGAGGTGTACCAGACAGCTCAGGCTCTGGGCAGGCCGACGAGTTTTCGTCCCGTGAGAGAGATGTGTCTCCGTTTGACCGCCAAAGCCTACGGTGTGCCGCCGTTTCTCATGAGACAGGTGACGCAGATCTAGGGACGTCAacgggcgcgccgctcttcaAGGCCTTGGCAGATGGAAGCGTGAAGGACGGGAAGTCGCCGGGAGGGGGTGTCTCGCCTTCTGAGGGAGGTGCGCAGTCTCCTGCGAAGCGGCGCTCTTTTttggctgctgcgccgtcctTGGATCGAGACGGGGAAGCCTCGTTTTTTTACGGAGCCGATGAACTGAATCGCTTCAAGTCCCATGACATTGGCATTGTGACCGTGAGGAGGGACGGGTCGATGCGAAAGCGTTCttccctcgctgccgctATGAGGGTGAGGTCTTCGTTGGGCAACAGCCACCTGTCGCGCCAACATTCGCCAGTCCCCGCGGAACAGCCCGGAGACATCCCTCCTGACAGGGAACAGTCCCGTCTTCCGAAAccgtcgtcgccagcgcagtctgcgtctccgtctcGCAAAGCCAGCAGCGGCCAGCTGAGTTCAGTGTCGCGTGAGGAAGCTGCAGTGTCTCCGGGAAAAAGtcggcgtgtctgcgcggcttcgttGGTGCCTCAGAAGAGTGGGCAGGCCGCTAAGCAAGGCGCGCAGTCTCGTGCAAATTCGTTAGATTGTCAAGCCGGTGCTGCCACGCCCAGAAAGGGAACGCTTGCTCGTCCGGGTTCTTCAGGTCATCAGGAAAAACTGTTGACGCCAAAGAGCGGAACTCCGACTCGCTCCACGTCTCCGGTTCTCGAACGGACAGCGCAGGCTTCCAAAAAACAGGGTCTGCCCTCCCTTGTGGCACGCAGAGACCAGGAGCGGGCAGTATCGACCCCTAAGAAGGgtcgagcgccgctgcctgggCCTCCTACCCCGGCGAAAAAAGGATCGATTCTCGGCAAGGGTTGCCCGCAGCGTCCTGCGTCGGCGTTCCGTGACGCCGGCGCATCACCGTCTAAACAGGAACAGAGTCCTCGCCCGGATTCGCCTTCTAAGTCACTGCCTGTGAAGCCAGCAACCGCGGACGCAGCTGTTGCGCAGCCCGGCGCTGCGTTACCAAAGGACAACGGGTCTTCGGCGGCATCGGCACCACCGGAAACTCCTGGTGTGTCTGAGcctgcgccggaggccgccagAGGAGACAAGTCGTCTATATCCACGAAGGATACAACCTCGCTCGCAGGTTCCCTGCAGTCGTCTCAGGCAAGCGCATCAGCGTCGAGCAGCGAGCAGGTCTCTGAGGCCATTCGCCCGACTACTCTTCCGCAGGCGACCGGCGAACAGCGGGTGGGACCTGAAGATAAGTGGGGAGCGAATGCTCGAAAGATGTGGAGCGCGGAGCTCTTGAGGAAGCAGTCCAGCCGATCATCGTcgttgtcttcttcttcaggcaAGAGCAAAAAGAAACGTAGCAAAGAAGTGCTGATTCCTCCCCCGCCGGACTCTCCGTCGCTTCCGTATACTTACCAGGACCGCAACGGATGGAGCATcgacaggcgacgcgaaTGCGAGACTAAGCAGCTAGAAGCCGAACTCCGCAGTCTCAAACACCTCAAGAAAATCCTTGCGCACATCCGCGAGGCTTTGGGGCCGTCATGGGAGAAAACA CTGCCGTCGTCCTCAGTTCTCGTCACCTTGCTGCGCCATCCCTTCCCGATCCCGCTGCGGCACCACCTCCCGCTTTCTGGTGAAGAGCTCGTTGAGAGAGTGACGCTTGGTGGGTTCTGGGTGGACGTCTTCCACAGCGTgtggctgccgctcgcgaTGGAAAGGTTTCAGATCTTCTTCACGAACTACAAAAGCGCGGGTTTCCTTGGATGGGACGAAGCGTCAAGCGTATGCGACTGGGTCTATTACTCGCGAACTCTGCCTCGGATGTTCCGATTGGCTAACTACTTGATGGCAG GTGCCCTTGAGTCCCGTATTGCGGGCTTGCATCGCTTGCTCTTCCGGCTGAACGCCCTCAGCTTCTTCTCGTACCGCGTCAGTTGGTCGTTGCATTTTTCGTACTACGAAAAGAAAATATACTCTCTCCCAAACAGGAAACAGATCTTGTTGGAAGATGGGGAGACCCTCGATCCCGTCCCGATGGCCGTCTTGGCGACCAAGCTCCTTCGAAAGCTCCTCAATAATTCCACCGCTTGTACCGCCGCGCGGTACAACATTGACGCGATCAGCTTGCTGTGGCCTTACGTACTCGAATATAAAGACACCACGGTATCCAAAGAGGCTCTTTGTTTGCGCATTTTTACTTCCCCGCTAACAAACGGCTTCTTCGCAAtcctcgctcgcggagaG GTGCCGGAGATGCCCCAATCCGTTAACCTCATGCACTCTTATTTCCTCCTCCTTACAGAGTTTCTGTATGGAGGACGGCCAGCAG GTTTCTTTCAGTTGCTATCGAGAAGTTTCGATACGGCGGTCCCGTGCATCTGGTCGCAGGTGAATTCAGCTCTCCGGTCCGCATCCATTCGCAACATCTTTCTGTTATCCGACATTTTGACCTTCGTCACGGATCTGCTGTACCTGACGTGCCTCGACGGCGCTCCCCTGCCGCATAGAGACGCTCGGCACATCAACGATCGACTGCGGAGTCACGTTCTGGTGTTGCTCAGAACAAGTCGGCCGGACTTAGCCGATCCCCAGACGTGGGACGCCGTTGAGGAGCATGCCAAATGCTTATGGAACGCACTGGATCGC GCCTTGAGAGGCGAGGCAATCGAACCGGATCTGCTGGAGCCGTTTACTCTGCCGATGCGTTCCGCACCTCCGGAGAAGGCACAGCATGCGTATCAGCTTCCCTGGCCTTCCCTCGCAAAGATCATGCCTCTGCCGAATCAAATGCCTTGTTGGCGGCCGGGCTGCACTAGAGATCTCCGCTTGGTGATGGAGCACGTGAAGAAGCCCGTGGCGCAGCAGATCAGATACTGCCCCAA GTGCCACATCGCCGCATACTGCAGTCAGCACTGTCAAGACTTGCACTGGATCCAGCACCACCATACG GTGTGCTGCTACTTCAACCGCCCGCCAAGCTTTCTTCGGTTCCACATTCTCCCCGATCAAGTTCCTGAGGCGCCTGAGTTTCCTGTCTTCGATATTTTCAAGGGCATGTTTGACATCGGCAATGCAGAGTATACCGAACGGAGATTCG